One genomic region from Salvelinus sp. IW2-2015 linkage group LG24, ASM291031v2, whole genome shotgun sequence encodes:
- the LOC139022944 gene encoding protein SPMIP1-like codes for MDSQKQEFWKEAILKEKIVRLNWFRDNWIKPKLVKKVGEKRGMKLPQINEXQXEAKPVKTLTREGAQVKSRDEKVIIDVMRPVSGETRDVLYDGFSEEETGRYKYLLLRKRKDPEVKYLYPITSNWQYGWGLGDMNKAYVPMYALNAIVKESFFRKNGVFPRTATSDTVA; via the exons ATGGATTCTCAAAAACAGGAGTTTTGGAAGGAGGCTATTTTGAAAGAAAAAATTGTCAGACTAAATTGGTTTCGAGATAACTGGATCAAACCTAAACTCGTCAAAAAGGTGGGTGAAAAACGAGGGATGAAACTGCCACAAATCAACGAACYTCAACRTGAAGCTAAACCGGTGAAAACGCTGACCAGAGAAGGGGCGCAGGTCAAAAGTAGAGATGAGAAGGTCATTATCGATGTGATGCGGCCGGTTTCGGGAGAGACTCGGGATGTGCTGTATGATGGCTTTTCGGAAGAGGAGACTGGACGCTACAAATACCTCCTCCTCAGGAAGCGAAAGGATCCTGAGGTCAAGTACCTCTACCCTATAACCAGCAACTGGCAGTATGGATGGGGTCTGG GTGACATGAACAAGGCCTACGTCCCGATGTACGCACTCAACGCCATTGTGAAAGAGAGCTTTTTCCGCAAGAACGGCGTCTTCCCTCGCACCGCCACCTCAGACACCGTGGCGTGA